The stretch of DNA TGAACACTGAAGAAAAGCTCGTCGTCGCCCGCCAGCTGCTTCGCCTGAACGTCGACGTCATTGAAGCGGGCTTCCCCATTTCCAGCCCTGGCGACTTCGAGTCGGTCCGCCGCATCTCGGAATTGGCCGGCGACAAGGCCACCGTGTGCGCGCTGACCCGCGCGGTCGAAAAGGACATCGACTCGGCCGCCGACGCGCTGAAATACGCCAAGCGCCCGCGCATCCACACGGGCATCGGCGTGTCGCCGTCGCACATGCGCGACAAGCTGCGCATCACCGAGGACGAATGCGTTGAGCGCGCGATCAAGTGCGTGAAGTACGCGAAGAAGTTCGTGGAGGACGTGCAGTTCTACGCCGAGGACGCGGGCCGTTCGGACTTCGACTTCCTGGTGCGCGTCATCCAGGCCGTTGTTGACGCGGGCGCCACGGTCGTCAACATTCCCGACACGACGGGCTATTCGTTGCCGGAGGACTTCGGCCGGCGCATCAAATACCTCATGGACAACGTGAACGGCATCGAAAACGTCACCGTGTCGGTGCACTGCCACAACGATCTGGGCATGGCCACGGCGCTGTCGCTCGCGGGCGTGCGCAACGGGGCCACGCAGGTGGAATGCACGATCAACGGCCTGGGCGAGCGTGCGGGCAACACGGCCATGGAGGAAGTTGTCATGGGCCTGCGCATGCACGGCGAAGACCTTGACGGCCACACCGACATCAACACGCGCGAGTTTTTGAAGGCAAGCCGTTTGGTTTCCAGCATCACGGGCATGAACGTGCAGGCCAACAAGGCCATCGTCGGTGCGAACGCGTTCGCGCATTCGTCGGGCATCCACCAGGACGGCGTGCTGAAGAAGCGCGACACCTACGAGATCATCGACCCGGCCGACGTGGGCGTGGGCGCAAGCCAGATCGTGCTGACGGCCCGCAGCGGGCATGCGGCTTTGAAGCATCGCCTGGAAGAGCTCGGCTACGAGATGGACGGCGAAGAGCTCGACCGCGTGTACGAGGCCTTCTTGAACTTGGCCGACAAGAAGAAGGAAGTGTATGACGAGGACCTGGAAAGCCTGGTCAACGAGCAGGAGCGCAACGACGAGACGGCGGCGTTCGTGCTGGAGAGCGTGCAGATCAGCTGCGGGTTCCCGCTGAAGCCGACCGCGACGGTGACGTTGCGCAACGACGCCGACCAGTCGCAGACGGCGTGCGAATGGGGCACCGGCCCGGTCGACGCGGTCTACAAGGCCTGCAACAAAATTATGCAGGTGGACAACGAACTGTCCGAGTTCTCGGTGCAGTCCGTCACCCGCGGCATCGACGCGCTCGGCGAGGTGACGGTGCGCGTGACGGCGCCGGACGGGGAAGTGTACACCGGCCGCGGATCGGACGGCGACATCATCGTGTCGTCGGCGAAGGCCTACATCAATGCGATCAACCGCCTGCTGAACGACAAGCGCCAGCACCGCCGCTAAAGGCGAAGGGCTGCCTTGCCGCAGCCTTCAAACAGGCAAAGCCAAAAGGGTCCGCCACGTGCGGGCCCTTTTTGGCGGCGGGTGGACAGGCGCCGTCGCTTTTGCTGCGAAAATGGCAGCGGATGCGAGATTTCGCCCCGCAGCGGACAGCGGCGGGCCTTTGCCGCTTGGACAGCGCGGCCCGCCTGCGCTATGATGAAATGATCTGCAACAACGCCGCGAGAAAGGGCCCGCATGGAGCGCTACAAGCAAGAGTTCATCGAGTTCATGGTCGAATCCGACGTGCTGAAGTTTGGAGACTTCACGCTGAA from Xiamenia xianingshaonis encodes:
- a CDS encoding 2-isopropylmalate synthase; this translates as MTRKINIFDTTLRDGEQSPGASMNTEEKLVVARQLLRLNVDVIEAGFPISSPGDFESVRRISELAGDKATVCALTRAVEKDIDSAADALKYAKRPRIHTGIGVSPSHMRDKLRITEDECVERAIKCVKYAKKFVEDVQFYAEDAGRSDFDFLVRVIQAVVDAGATVVNIPDTTGYSLPEDFGRRIKYLMDNVNGIENVTVSVHCHNDLGMATALSLAGVRNGATQVECTINGLGERAGNTAMEEVVMGLRMHGEDLDGHTDINTREFLKASRLVSSITGMNVQANKAIVGANAFAHSSGIHQDGVLKKRDTYEIIDPADVGVGASQIVLTARSGHAALKHRLEELGYEMDGEELDRVYEAFLNLADKKKEVYDEDLESLVNEQERNDETAAFVLESVQISCGFPLKPTATVTLRNDADQSQTACEWGTGPVDAVYKACNKIMQVDNELSEFSVQSVTRGIDALGEVTVRVTAPDGEVYTGRGSDGDIIVSSAKAYINAINRLLNDKRQHRR